Below is a window of Montipora capricornis isolate CH-2021 unplaced genomic scaffold, ASM3666992v2 scaffold_463, whole genome shotgun sequence DNA.
ACCACCTGCATGGCGAATATGGGCAAATTGTGTACTTGGCGAATaagattttaaaatataaatagaAAAAATTTCAGATCTTTGGgtcgtttttcagatataagGTGAAGTTCATATCTGAAGATAACAAAAAGAGCTAGGaaatattctgtaatttttctcttcttcttcttcttctcttcttcttctttacaGCTAACAGTCGATTTTaaacacattttgtttttgcggTTTATCAGAAGGAAAAAGATGAGCTTGTTCATCAGAGCTCTGCACGAATCTTTACATCCTCTCTCTCAATTTGGCGGATGTTTCCAATGAAGTCTCCTTACATTGTGAAACGTTCAAGTTATAGATTTAAAACTAGGATTCGAAAAAAATCAGCGCTTTTTATTCGGTGTAATTGAGATATTGACGATAATTTTCCTCCGGCAGGCGATAGTTAATAGAGAGGACTGGTTTGAAAGCtaggcaaacatcaaaggagaaaCAAATATGCCAAGATTTAgcttggaaagtccacgaccgtgcacaatcttttgttttgcgctcatacactatgcatgaattacgtaaccaacacgtttgtATTGGTTatttcctcagtacggagtaaacaactattgtgttttgtgcacggtcaaggccaaaaaagagaacaaaaacctacaacaaagaaagttgtcgggtttcataaccattcccgtcCATTAACTATGGGCAGGCTCAACATCCCCTAAGTCGGGATATTTCTATTAATTAGTAATTCTATTGAGAATTCTTATTTGATTGTCATTAATATCTACTTCATAATGCACAGTTGCTTTAATTCGGGTGAAATTAAACTATCATTCCCTACTTAGTGTACCTTCCGGTCGTATAGCTGGTAACCAGGTTCGTTAAAGTAAACTAAGAACACGTTTTACATGGAAGAAGGAAATGTAGAAgccagttttgttttcctttagtGCAGGTGGGGGTTAAGGTTTATAATTAGTAAAATAAAGCAGCTGAAAGTCCTTCATgttaaatttattgttgttctttTCCCCCCATAGCACCAGGATCCCGATTTCTTTAAAGATATTAAGCCAGAAGAAATTATAATTCTATACCGCCAGAGTTGCAATGTACATGGAAACTGTGCATAAAATCACGgggaaaataatttttgttcgaTGTATTCTCTTAAGTTAAAGACACCAGCAGctaatctgttttttttttctggattaGGGAAAGTCATGAGATTTACAAAATGAATTATTAAAGAAGGAAAACTGAGATTGTTTATTTAAGCCTGCGTCAATATACATTTGTCTTCATTCGCAAATGGACCACCAATGGCGCAAGTAAACTACTCTTCTACATCTAGTGGTGAAAATGATGCAACTTTGGCAGACTTGACTTGTTTACGAAAATTTTCCGAtggaaaaataagcaaagagcTGACCTGTCTCTTAGCATTGAACATTGCATTCTGTGTAACTGCAATTTTTGGAAATTCGCTGATCCTACTCGCTCTTCACAAAGAGACTTCGCTTCACGCGCCCTCCAAACTCTTGTTGCGTACCTTGGCGACAACTGATCTTTGCGTCGGATTATTTGTACACCCTCTTTCTGCGGCCACGTGGATTTCAGAATTGCAAAAGGATTTTGAAGTTTGTCGATATACAAGCATTGCACGTTTCTTGGCATCGTACATCTTGTGTTCCGTGTCCTTGCTGACAACCACTGCGATAAGTGTGGATAGACTTCTAGCTCTTTCGTTGAGGCTCAGATACAGACAGATTGTGACCTTGAACCGCGCTTACATGGTTGTAACAATCTTTTGGGTGTTTTCCATCGTTGGTACAGTCGTTTCGTTTCTTAAAGGCGCCCTTAGCATAGTCAGTAATATAATTATATCCGTTTGTTTACTAACGTCATTTTCCTCCTacttaaaaattttctttgccCTGCGCTTCAACAAAACTGAAGTTAATAAAACAAGACGAAGCGAAAGAGTTCCATTGAACATAGTGCTATACAGAAAGACAGTATACGGTGCGTTGTTAGTGCAGTTGTCTCTAGTTGTGTGTTATCTGCCTTATGGTATCGCACAGGTTGTGTTCACTGCTGAGAAGGATCTAACAAGTTTCACTGTCCTTGTTTGGGGACTGACAGGGACTTTAGTTTACTTCAACTCCTCATTAAACCCAATTCTTTACTGCTGGAAGATACGAGAAGTGAAACAAGCGGTAAAGGAAACTGTTCGACGAATTTGCACATGACGCGATTCCATGATCTGTTAAGAAATTCGATTTATTTCATAAgtactgagatttatccacGAAAATCTTAGTGAATAAAATTCGAACTGATTCTTaatgtagccaatcaggaactcAAATGAGAAAATTTCATtgtgaagaaatatcgttcgTCCAACCAGCAACGCGAACGACGAAATTTCAATAGTGATGAATGAACATATCGAATGGACTGAATAGAACGTCATCCGACAGCCGTTGTACAAAAAtcgcgcgctttgaaaaatggcacaaggaaggtttgcttctgtttgctcAGTTGGGGAATTTATTTTAGAAAGAGAAACCAAAAATGCCGCTCAATAAACTGAATGAGATGTAAGATTGCTTGAAagacttttgaaaacaaagGCCGGAGATAGGTAAGTGGAAGTGATTCCAGCGgttgagctgaatgaatactgaataTAT
It encodes the following:
- the LOC138036161 gene encoding adenosine receptor A3-like; the encoded protein is MAQVNYSSTSSGENDATLADLTCLRKFSDGKISKELTCLLALNIAFCVTAIFGNSLILLALHKETSLHAPSKLLLRTLATTDLCVGLFVHPLSAATWISELQKDFEVCRYTSIARFLASYILCSVSLLTTTAISVDRLLALSLRLRYRQIVTLNRAYMVVTIFWVFSIVGTVVSFLKGALSIVSNIIISVCLLTSFSSYLKIFFALRFNKTEVNKTRRSERVPLNIVLYRKTVYGALLVQLSLVVCYLPYGIAQVVFTAEKDLTSFTVLVWGLTGTLVYFNSSLNPILYCWKIREVKQAVKETVRRICT